The region AAGTAGTGTAATCCCACGACGCCGTCGTGTGGGTTGCCGTCCAGGAGATTATGCAGATGACCAAGAGAAGATAAAAAGCCGGGAGGGAGAAGCGGTTTCCTCTCCGGCTtcgggggcgggggcgggggcgggggagggggagggggagggtgtgtgGGAAGCGGCCTGGTGGCATCTTGCTTCTTACTCTTGGATGAgaaataacaacaacaaagtgTGGGAAATAAAATAAGAATGATTTCAGGCctggaaagggaaaaaaaaaaaatgaacCCTGACGAAAAGGTAAAAAGATAGTCGGTTGCTttgcccctccaccccacccccccaagtCTAGAATATATGTACAagatgaaaaagaaaataaacaCCACCGTGAAGTGGAAAAACAATGGGACCAAATACCCTTCCGTCGCTGCGAACACACAACAGCTGTGATGAGCAAAACTCTCAGACCGACCGCACAGAAGTTGctctctgctctgctctgctctgctctgctctgctctgctctgctctgctctgctctgctctgctctgctctgctctgctctgctctgctctgctctgctctgctctgctctgctctgctctgctctgctctgctctgctctgctctgctctgctctgctctgctctgctctgcttaCGCTCAACAAATCATCCGCCCGTCCCTGCGGCCATCTCCATGCCATGCCAGGACGACGGACGAACtggccaaaaaaaaaaattcaaGACGACCTAGCGCTGTCAATGCTTTCCTCTCATGTACGTCGACATCAGACACCCGTCGAGTTCCCCTGACAGCAGCATAGTCTGAACTCGAGCTGCGTTATGCATCTACAGCCAACCCAGCCCAGCCtagcccagcccagccactcaaccacccccattCCCCGACCCACCTTCCGAAAAGGGAAGGAATCTACACCCCAGGAATCTACTCCCCGacttacacacacacacacacacacacacacacacacacacacacacaacacgaCCTCACGTCACGTCACGTCCAAGTTTTGCAGCTTCTGTCACAATCACGTTCGGCAACCATATGTTTTGATTTCTTCCAAATTCCCAAACAGTATCCACACAATCCTCCCATAACCGATATTCATACTACCGCATTATCAACAACGATGGCCTGAAAGCCCCCCCCAAGCGTTTTCCCTCTCTACCTCACAGCacgcaagaaaaaaagacagaaaaTCAAACACCAACTTGTATCTTGGTGGGTATCAAACCATCCAACTCAGCAACACAACCAAACAAAAAACACCCAcgcaaacaaaaaaacaatcGTTTCCCACATGTGCACGCTCAAAATATGTGTGCgtatgtgtgtatgtgtgtgtatgtgtgtgtgtgtgtatgtgtgtgtgtgcgtgtgtatgtgtgtatGTCTGTGTGTGTATGTTGAAAACTTCATTAAGCAATACAATTCGCCAGTCCTAAGTTGAGGACcagaaaccaaaaaaaaagcgtaggccttcttcccctccatctAATAATAAAACATAAAATCCAAATCCTACAGACCCTTCCATGAAAAATTAAACAGCCGAATTTATATTCCCCCCTTTGCCCGAGCAGCCCCTTCCAAAAACGCCCAAACAATGTATAACTTATAAATAATGTGTAAAAGAATCAAATGCTCGTATGAATGCCCAAAACCCCCCTGGCCCCAAAAGCGAGGCTTTATATACGTTGAAATATCTGtgctccaaaaaaaaaaccagaaAAAACTTTTGCGGCTTGATAATGAAACAAAAAATGCtcaagaaaagaacaaaagtCGCTAAATGCTGATAtggaacaagaaaaaaaaagaacatcTCTCGAAAATGTGTGCTGTGTATGCACGTATGTGTTTGTgtagatggtggtggtggtggtggtggtggtgtaaatGGCGTGAATGATCGGAAGAATGTCATATTATGGTGTGGTATTGTAGAATGGTTCAAAAAGCTGTTCAGTGCCTCGAGCCGCAATCAGTTGGATGCCGGTACAAAGCTGCCCATCTCCAGTCGCCAGACTTGTGCGGACGAGGCGACTAACCCCGCTGCCGCATCCCGAGTCCATCGACCCCAAGAATAGGAATCTCAACCTCGGCCAACCCGAGCACACCCTCGTCCCGGCGGCGGTCCACAAAGCTGTTGCATTCGTTGATGACGATCGCCCACTCGGCGAGGGCTCGGCCTGTGTACACAGCCCCTGAGGCATAAGGGCCGAGGGGCTTCTCGGCACGAATTGCTGGCGCGGGCGGCCGAGCCATCCTGATCATGTCAACCGAAGGACCACGTTCGTAGCCGTCAAAGCTCATATGACGAAGAGGAGACGGCCTGTTGTATCTCTCATCCTCACTGTCCGAGGCAACCGCCGTGACGTTGATGCTGAGGGAGTACCGGCGTTTGGAGCTCTCCATCGACTTTCGTGGTGTATCCTCCACTATGGACAATGGCCGAGCATTGCGAGCCTCACTGATAAGACCGGTTTGCAAAGCACCGCTCACACGCCTAGTGTCGGGTGGCAGGCCGGGAGAAACGGGAGGCGGGCTGTCGCTGCGATAGACAAGACTGCCGTTCTGAAAGTTACCCACGTCGTTGATCGCCGCCGAGCGAGCGCTGACTCTCGCCTGAGCAGGCGCAGGGAGTCGAGGGCGGGTCAGAATCCGGTCTCTTGTAGGACCGAGTGGCATTGGCTGCCCCCCCGGTCCAGTTTGCCATGTGAGCGCAAAGCGAAAGACATAGGTGGTGGCCTCGTAAACGGGCGCAGAACCTGTAGTAGATATGGAGTCGGTAGACAAGGTGGCATGGTGGCCAGGTCTctttggcggcggaggaggtcccTGGCGAGGTCCCATCCGCGCAGCAGCTGTCTCGCGGCGAGCTTgttccagctcctcgtccCAAGCGCGCTTGGGATCCACGGCCCGACCATTTTGCGAGCTGAATGGCAGTACCTTGCCCAACATTGACAGCCGCTTCTTGAAGGATGacacatccccatcatccttgATGCCACCAACGGTATCTCCGCCGTTGATCCCGAACGTACCAGCATAATCCACGAGCTGGTCTGACCCTGggaaggagctggaaaaCGAGTCGAAGCCGAGCTTCATGGACGGCTGTGGCGGCTGCACCTCGGTTCGAATGATCAAGAACCGCTTGCCAGGCGTGGGATGAGCAGGGGCCGTAGAAGGCTGGACCTTGCCCCTCATGTCGGCATCAGCCTTGAGCCAAAGGTAATGAGCCCAAAGAGTCTTGAGCCGCTGCGACACAGTCAGGAATATTTTGCTGCAGAGTCCCGTTAGTCACCTGTTGCAACGCTTGGATGGCTATCGTCTTACCTGTTGACCTCACTGGCGCTGCCTGAGTCCCTGCAGATCCGCCAGCAGAGCAGGCGCATGTAGTAAGCACGAACCATGGGGCACCAATGGTTGAAGAATTTGGCAAAGAACTCCTCCGTCAACAGCCACTCCGTGCACAAGGTCTCCTTGCGCACCGGATCAGAAGTGATGGCGTCCCACACCGAGTAGAGGAAAGAGAGGACCCTAATCTCAgacatggtgttgttggactCGGCCATCATCTTGCCCACCTCGAGCCAGAAAGGCCAGTCAATGTAGTTGACAAAGGGGGCGGTGCTGCCAAATTCCAGGTACCGCGGCTGGCCAATCTCTTCGGCCGGGGATCCTGCAGGGCTGCCGTTCACCGTGTTCTGGAATGTATCCAGCGTGACCAGCATCTCCTCCAGAAAATCGCACAGCATGAAACACGAAGCTTGGTCGAATCGTGGTGTCCTCTTCGCTGCCGCCTTCGAGATGGCAGCAAAAGCCTCGGCAAAGGTATGCTTAATCTCGTGATTCACCCCAACAGAGCCTTCTGAGAGCACATCCTTGAGCAGGACAATGAGCCGGTTTTCATCCATCCCTTTCAGAACATTGCTGGGCACAGAGATGCCGGTCAAAGTAGCATCCGCGCCGTGAATGCTGTCAGAAATCGGAGGGCCCAGCATGGCATCGATCGAGGCCTGTCGGTGAATGGTGCTATCCAACACCGACAAGATTTGAGCGTGGACCAGGACAAAGGCAGGTGACCGCGCCTTTTCGACCAGCGGGAGTCCCTCAAAAACAAACTGCTCAGAAAGCACGTGGAAGTACTTGCAAAAGATGAAAAACAGATCCGTCTCACCACCACGCCATCTCGACACCCAAGGGCCGTGCCAGGGGATCTTGGCTGGCATCAGTGGCAGCTTAGCCGCAAGCCGCAGCTTGTCGCCCAGTGTCTTGACAGACGACCATCCCAGCTTGTGCAGATGCTCGGGGTAGAGCGCGACAATATCCTCGCTCTCGCCCTTGCTCCGCCTCGGCAGACCAAACTCATCAGCGACTCTTCGCAAAATGTCGGCATTCAAACCCCAAAGCCGCACCAGAACATCAGCGACACCGGGCACGAAGAAGAACGCATAAGCACACG is a window of Podospora pseudopauciseta strain CBS 411.78 chromosome 1, whole genome shotgun sequence DNA encoding:
- a CDS encoding hypothetical protein (COG:S; EggNog:ENOG503Q4NB), which produces MVGPTLTMTAPAVDTSTPLPFHRSQRSQGSQHSHSTPPPPARSSSKEQPPLKLARPDATSRPPANTNKELPSLPMPDPSFDIPSFDFEFSPEFKRSFSFCSDKIEALSIRPVKPTATVVTAPETRLLPIASTEARAEPTKQPIPPRTSSKNIDTTTYHRNSTSTAPTVAAAPRAEKHGRSRSKSMIDRPLSWLPSSKSTPNVPATHELSQRVTKNNVTVSTDNLVEDSQLERSRTVESFANFAKKSWMTKSRSPSPPTTPERLRHETREPSTERKKSPVKSRLTLRTRARSDCDSSQDASAEPQSSSSSNSTSRVFSRASVYLTRIKQKPQSVFSRTSSPLSLPAPSSVKSSESNDSDSASAATAAHSVKPVPAKTTLAPSNLPRSAALATNNAFAHVEAAPSRSSSHRTSSLESDLDTETTATTSASSEIASQGTADTNITMPHPTSRDPLWGTFRTLDGEFARFAARPTTSARMDVVRGVLVPFLKSTSHHPSNSSRSVLSSEDFDRRATVLNKWWNGLLSMLDAGHSRLLAGGYGLAPGIAALGVQFPVLQPVAGVDRPTLLEAATMIMMRPEWRTCTSQFQPLAERSPEEKVRARSNTSSTVGSDVDSLLTEPAEHNVRTMFVNNLTTQMALVVEKMSLRHAPLSLVNWCGKACAYAFFFVPGVADVLVRLWGLNADILRRVADEFGLPRRSKGESEDIVALYPEHLHKLGWSSVKTLGDKLRLAAKLPLMPAKIPWHGPWVSRWRGGETDLFFIFCKYFHVLSEQFVFEGLPLVEKARSPAFVLVHAQILSVLDSTIHRQASIDAMLGPPISDSIHGADATLTGISVPSNVLKGMDENRLIVLLKDVLSEGSVGVNHEIKHTFAEAFAAISKAAAKRTPRFDQASCFMLCDFLEEMLVTLDTFQNTVNGSPAGSPAEEIGQPRYLEFGSTAPFVNYIDWPFWLEVGKMMAESNNTMSEIRVLSFLYSVWDAITSDPVRKETLCTEWLLTEEFFAKFFNHWCPMVRAYYMRLLCWRICRDSGSASEVNSKIFLTVSQRLKTLWAHYLWLKADADMRGKVQPSTAPAHPTPGKRFLIIRTEVQPPQPSMKLGFDSFSSSFPGSDQLVDYAGTFGINGGDTVGGIKDDGDVSSFKKRLSMLGKVLPFSSQNGRAVDPKRAWDEELEQARRETAAARMGPRQGPPPPPKRPGHHATLSTDSISTTGSAPVYEATTYVFRFALTWQTGPGGQPMPLGPTRDRILTRPRLPAPAQARVSARSAAINDVGNFQNGSLVYRSDSPPPVSPGLPPDTRRVSGALQTGLISEARNARPLSIVEDTPRKSMESSKRRYSLSINVTAVASDSEDERYNRPSPLRHMSFDGYERGPSVDMIRMARPPAPAIRAEKPLGPYASGAVYTGRALAEWAIVINECNSFVDRRRDEGVLGLAEVEIPILGVDGLGMRQRG